The Panicum virgatum strain AP13 chromosome 5K, P.virgatum_v5, whole genome shotgun sequence genome has a window encoding:
- the LOC120708978 gene encoding fructose-bisphosphate aldolase, cytoplasmic isozyme-like has translation MSAYCGKYKDELIKNAAYIGTPGKGILAADESTGTIGKRLSSINVENVEENRRALRELLFCCPGALQYISGVILFEETLYQKTKDGKPFVNVLKEGGALPGIKVDKGTIEVAGTDKETTTQGHDDLGKRCAKYYEAGARFAKWRAVLKIGPNEPSQLAIDLNAQGLARYAIICQENGLVPIVEPEILVDGPHDIERCAYVTEVVLAACYKALNEHHVLLEGTLLKPNMVTPGSDSKKVTPEVIAEYTVRTLQRTVPAAVPAIVFLSGGQSEEEATLNLNAMNKLNTKKPWSLSFSFGRALQASTLKAWLGKVENVEKARAAFLARCKANSEATLGTYKGDAAAGEGVSESLHVKDYKY, from the exons ATGTCGGCCTACTGCGGAAAGTACAAGG ATGAGCTCATCAAGAACGCTGCCTACATTGGCACCCCTGGGAAGGGTATCCTTGCAGCTGATGAGTCCACTGGCACCATTGGCAAGCGTCTTTCCAGCATCAATGTCGAGAACGTTGAGGAGAACCGCCGTGCCCTCCGTGAGCTCCTGTTCTGCTGCCCTGGTGCCCTCCAGTACATAAGTGGTGTGATCCTCTTCGAGGAGACCTTGTACCAGAAGACCAAGGATGGCAAGCCCTTCGTCAATGTCCTCAAGGAGGGAGGCGCTCTCCCCGGCATCAAGGTTGACAAGGGGACCATTGAGGTTGCTGGCACTGATAAGGAGACCACCACCCAGGGCCATGATGACCTTGGCAAGCGCTGCGCCAAGTACTACGAGGCTGGTGCCCGCTTTGCCAAGTGGCGTGCTGTCCTCAAGATTGGCCCCAACGAGCCATCACAGCTTGCCATTGACCTGAACGCTCAGGGTCTTGCTCGCTATGCCATCATCTGCCAGGAGAATGGTCTGGTGCCGATCGTGGAGCCTGAGATCCTTGTCGATGGCCCTCATGACATTGAGCGCTGCGCATATGTCACTGAAGTGGTCCTTGCTGCCTGCTACAAGGCTCTCAACGAGCACCATGTCCTCCTTGAGGGTACCCTCCTGAAGCCCAACATGGTCACCCCTGGCTCCGACTCCAAGAAGGTGACTCCTGAGGTCATTGCTGAGTACACCGTCCGCACCCTCCAGAggactgttcctgctgctgtgcCTGCCATCGTCTTCCTCTCTGGTGGACagagcgaggaggaggccaCCCTGAACCTGAATGCCATGAACAAGCTCAACACCAAGAAGCCTTGGTCCCTGTCCTTCTCCTTCGGCCGTGCCCTCCAGGCAAGCACACTCAAGGCCTGGCTTGGCAAGGTGGAGAACGTGGAGAAGGCTAGGGCGGCCTTCCTTGCCAGGTGCAAGGCCAACTCTGAGGCTACCCTCGGCACATACAAAGGTGACGCTGCTGCTGGAGAGGGTGTCTCTGAGAGCCTTCACGTGAAGGACTACAAGTACTGA